A single Chlamydia suis DNA region contains:
- the nrdR gene encoding transcriptional regulator NrdR, with protein MLCPFCNHGELKVIDSRNSPEANAIKRRRECLRCNQRFTTFETVELTVQVLKRDGRYENFQESKLVNGLKAASSHTRIGQEQVQAIASNIKQDLLGKQNREISTKEIGELVMKYLKKADMIAYIRFACVYRRFKDVGELMEVLLSATPDGEK; from the coding sequence ATGCTATGCCCATTTTGTAACCATGGAGAGCTTAAAGTTATCGACTCTCGAAACTCTCCAGAAGCTAATGCAATTAAACGACGCCGAGAATGCTTACGATGTAATCAAAGATTCACAACATTTGAAACTGTAGAGTTAACTGTACAGGTGTTAAAGCGAGACGGTCGTTACGAAAATTTCCAAGAATCTAAGCTTGTAAATGGGCTGAAAGCAGCTTCCAGTCACACAAGAATTGGTCAAGAACAGGTACAAGCCATAGCTTCCAATATCAAGCAAGATCTTCTGGGCAAACAAAATCGAGAAATCTCTACCAAAGAAATAGGCGAACTAGTAATGAAATATCTAAAAAAAGCAGATATGATTGCCTACATTAGATTCGCCTGTGTTTACAGAAGATTCAAAGATGTTGGGGAACTCATGGAAGTGTTATTATCTGCGACACCAGACGGTGAAAAATAA
- the lspA gene encoding signal peptidase II, with the protein MPTRSLSTFLTLLLLASLDWVSKLVVLLKSCQLSPHSPALLYSYVWGHFSFLITPSFNEGAAFGLFAQHKVPLLIFRICVILGLSLFLGIKYRSLHTRTRIALTLILAGALGNVGDIALHGRVVDFLSLNYYSWSFPSFNLADTFISAGTLLLVGHLYFSKDSKKYF; encoded by the coding sequence ATGCCGACCCGCTCTTTATCAACCTTCCTTACTCTCCTACTCCTAGCCTCTCTTGATTGGGTCTCAAAACTAGTTGTGTTACTTAAGAGTTGTCAACTCTCCCCCCACTCCCCGGCTTTACTTTATAGCTATGTGTGGGGACACTTTTCTTTTCTCATTACCCCTTCCTTCAATGAAGGAGCGGCTTTTGGTCTATTTGCTCAACATAAAGTCCCTCTTCTCATTTTCCGCATTTGCGTTATCTTAGGCCTTTCTCTTTTCTTAGGAATTAAATATAGATCTTTACACACAAGAACACGAATTGCTTTAACACTAATTCTAGCAGGAGCTCTAGGTAACGTAGGGGATATCGCTCTACATGGGCGGGTTGTTGATTTCCTTTCCCTCAACTACTACTCTTGGAGTTTCCCTTCTTTTAATTTAGCAGATACCTTTATCTCCGCAGGCACCCTTCTGCTTGTTGGGCACCTATATTTTAGCAA
- a CDS encoding TraR/DksA family transcriptional regulator — protein MPLTAEEIADFKARLLEMKAKLSHTLEGNAQEVKKPNEATGYSQHQADQGTDTFDRTISLEVTTKEYKLLRQIDRALEKIEEASYGICDVSGEEIPLARLMAIPYATMTVKAQEKFEKGLLSGN, from the coding sequence ATGCCCCTAACGGCCGAAGAAATAGCCGATTTTAAAGCTCGCCTTCTCGAGATGAAGGCTAAATTATCCCATACTTTAGAAGGGAATGCTCAAGAAGTAAAAAAACCTAATGAAGCGACCGGCTATTCGCAACACCAAGCTGATCAAGGCACAGATACATTTGACCGAACCATCAGTTTGGAAGTAACAACTAAAGAGTACAAACTTCTTAGACAAATTGATCGCGCTTTAGAAAAGATCGAAGAAGCTTCTTATGGTATTTGTGATGTAAGTGGAGAGGAAATTCCGTTGGCAAGATTAATGGCAATCCCTTACGCTACAATGACCGTAAAAGCTCAAGAAAAATTCGAAAAAGGACTTCTTTCCGGAAACTAG